A region of the Channa argus isolate prfri chromosome 14, Channa argus male v1.0, whole genome shotgun sequence genome:
aggaaaaactccagcggaaccaggctcagggtgggcagccatctgccttcaccggttgggttgagtggaaagtgaagagagaaaagaaaagaacaacaacaaaacattgggcagtttggtaggaccagtagctgcacactggaaaacacacagctccaaagccggggacacctgcagaaagggaaagaaagagggagacagagattAAGAAAGACAACTAAGGGAGAAAACACgcagagttaatgtcatgcagtagtgacaattgtggggggagaggagagagggacaagaggaggaaaggagctcagtgcattggggggtgggtcccccagcagtctaagcctatggcagcataactattaactgactatatgctttattaaagaggaaggttttaagcctagacttaaaagtagagagggtgtctgcttcccgaatctgaaatggaagctggttccacaggagaggagcttgatagctaaaggctctacctcccattctacctttggaaattcttggAACCACTAGTTTTAgttctgcattctgagattgtcagctgggatgatatggtgctatgaggtcttccatatatgatggagcctgatcaattagagctttatatgtgagaagcagggttttaaattctattataaattttatgggaagccaatggagagaagctaatgaaggcgAAATATGAtatctcttgctagttccattcagcactcttgctgcagcattttggttAATTGCTGGCTCTTTAGAAAGTAGGAATTTACAGTAGACCAACCTagaacaaatgcatggactagtttttggcatcactttgagacaggatgtaGGTGGACTCCagggttccttgcagtagtactgaaGGGCAGACTTctatctagagtaacgatatgattggacatcatatttctgagatttttgggcccaaatactatgacttcagtattgtctgagtttagaagtaaaaaattgtgggacatccaggctttTATGTCTTATAGGCTTGCTTGAGGCTTGATtaacttttaattcatttttttcatctagTTCCacagatagatatagctgggtatcatcagcatagcgatgcaaatttatggagtgttttcaaACAAGTTCTGGGAAGACAGGAGAGGCAAGTTAGTAATAAGTCAGTGTCATACAGGTGATGAGTACAAAATGGCGGATGGCTTACTTAGGATATACTGTATTGCAGTCTGCTCCAGGTGAatggagaggagaagaggaggcagTAGTTGACGTCCACCACGTGGTCTGACAGTGAGAGGAGATGGAGAACTGATGAGCTGAGGTAAGGGAAcagcaaacaacaaacaacacagTCCAATAATCCAAGATCcaattcatatttaaaagtCCAAGAAACAAGGTGCAAAAGAGATCCTAAGGGCCAAAGACCAAGACGCACAGAGTAAAAGTATTCAGAGggaataaacaaacacagaactgTAAAACAGAGCCGGGGTATTTACCCAGAGAGGCAGAATAGTAAGTCTTACAGTACCAGATGGGGGAAGAGGGAAACAAGGTCCAAGTAGTGATGTGACATGCCATGTCGAGGCTTCTGAGCACGTGTTGGGTAACCAAGGAAATATTTTCTCAATGACGTATGTGATGACACCTGAACCTCGCTGGTGGGGTGTACCACAGGCACAgtaagtaaatggtctgcacttatatagcgcttttatccaaagtgacctacaagtgaggtacaagacaagcaaaaatctaagtcaaggagaaaacatcaaagcaaagtcctatcagaaaagtgttcacagttcacgagatacaagtgcaagagagcagaaaggatttttttatttttattttttaagagatttaagtgcataggaagatacggaagagttcagttttcaccagttttttgaatattgggagagagtcagctgagcttgcagagtttggtagctcgttccaccatcgtgggatcattgcgttaacagttttgcttggtgtcttctatgcggtgctgggaccaccagacgtcgttcgttgacagaccgcagcgggcgagaaggattgtagacttgaatgagtgagttgaggtaagcgggagctgtcgagttaaccaccctgtaagcaagagacagagctttgaacctgatgcaagcagttacaggaagccagtgcagagatctaaaaagtggtgtgacatgggtcttttttgggtgattaaaaatgaggcgagctgctgcattttggatcatctgcaagggtttgattatggataccggtaaccccatcaaccaagtgttgcagtaatcaagacaagatgtgaccagcacctgtacaatgagttgggttgtatattctgtgatgtagggtctgatcttcctgatgttgtaaagagcaaatctgactgagactgaggagatgtggtccttaaagctcacacaccgatggcggagctgctatgcagctggccaacactcaccaggagcaactaagttggggttcagtgtcttgctcaaggacactttgacatgtgaccggaggagccggggattgaactaacaactgtgagattggtggacaaccgctctaccttcctgcgccacagtcgcccctgtgGCTTGTGATTTGTCACGCCATTTGATGCATGGGAAATGGCGTACGTCCTACAACTgaaatttgttatttctgaacaaaaatgaagaaattggGGTTCTCCAAGTTACAAAAGCACATTCACTGACCCTATTTTATAATTTCCACTTTCCTTTGCcgcttttttcatttcaaaaagttAATACGCGCTCAGGGGTTGctacagcgaatcatgtgcctcagTTCAACCCTATATTCTGCACCCCCTTCTCTCACATCACTTCATGCCACTTCATGtcccctcactacatccataaatcttcttctagacctcctgcctggaaGCTCTTTCCCTCTCCCATGCAGAACATAATCAGGGAAACTCTCTTTGTAAATTACCTGCCTGAACTGTGACAATTACTCCACTTTAtgctacagaaacacacaaagccacCCTTTCTCAGTTACTGCAACTACTacagatcaaaaacaaatacaacctGTGACAATTACTGGAATTTATACTACAGAGAACAAACAAACCTACGTTGTGGCATTGGTCATTGAACATCATACTACAGAAACACCCAAACTCACCTTATCACAATTACTGTACTTTGAACTGCAGAGATATCCACATACTCTCACACAGTTACTTTAATTTATGCTACAGAAAAACATAATGTCTCCCTTCGACAGTAACTGCACTTTTTACTTTAGAAAACCATCCTATAAAAAATACTGCACTTTATATTACAGAAACAGTGCGACAGTTACTGCactttataacaaaaaaaaaacacaaattatatagctatataactataactataaaaaaACTGACAACCACTGCGatatttaatacacattaaACCACGATTAAAACAATTACAGCTGAAGATATTTAGGTAGTGAGGAGAATTAGGTGTCTCAAATAGCAGACTCTGTCAGCTGGCATTACATTGCTGAATCGATCAATATAAACCCAGACTTGACTCATTTAATGCAGGAACTTTAATGATTTtaagtcttttctttcttcaaatcTTTCTTCAAGAATTCTGTTGGTTAAAACAAAGCCCAGTTTGCAAGCCTGGTGGGCAATGACAAAGAGTATTATAGTTACAGGAGGATATTCTAATTTCTTTAAGCAAGTTTCCTTTCCAGTCAGTCACACCTGAGGCTGAAAATACATGGTTTCTTCATATCtttagagggagggactggaaaAGATATAACAAAAGGAAACTGGGATGTAACTAAGCGTATTAGAATATACATGAAGAAGCATCTTAGTAACCATATGGCTCACATTTGGGTTGAGCCTGAACTTATGGTTATGAGTGTTAGGAGGGTCATTTGAAACCATTCTAGTGGTCTCTGAGGTCATAAAGGTGCTGAAGGGCCCCTTCGTGTTGGATCCTGCAAGTGCAGCAAATTATTTGTTGTAAAAAATTAGCTAtcacaataatttttttattcagacattttctttataataaaactCCACTgaactttttaatttgaaatgttttactataaTTACTTAAAGGAATGGAAGACATACTTAGATCCTGTAATTAAGTCAAAGTTGCCATACCATAGTGTAAATATACatgtaaaagtcctgcattcaagactttacttaaaaaatttacaaaagtattcaccAGTACCaagaaaaaagcagaatgaTATATTTCTAATTAATGTATGTTATATAATTGTATTctaattacagtatttaaatgttgtaGTGGACAAAGCTACTATATGATGATATGATAATTgaagattgattgattgatttgtcttttcagaGTGCACACCTGATGAATAAAAAtggtttaataaaataatttgaagaaTGTTTGATATGTTGGAGAAGATTTATGCAATGTGTTAATTTTGATGAATaagtttcaaaataatttaatattgaaAATTAAAGGGTATGCATGGTAGCTTGTGATTTTCccaatatgaataaataaactctTATGTTGTACTTTGTACTATCAATCTGAGACGTAAGGTATAGACGCTTTCCGTAAATATTATGTAATTTCAATATATGCCTCAGGGATATAGCAAAGTCAAAGTTTGAACTAAAAGGAAATTTAAATACTTACgtaaagtacaaatacctgaAAGCTGTACTTAGGTAAAGTACTTTTATAAATGTCCTTACTTTCCATCACTGACGAGAAAGATGACTGATAGGAAATAAAATTATCTTgctaaaaatcttttttagttcattttattttgaaaggctAGTAGTTTTCCCTCCACCTGCAGGCATTAATTTCAAAGTAATTATACAGTAAAGGTAGTACAAAAGTTTTATTCAGGGAAACAGTATTTTCTGATGTAAAAGGCGTTTTAACACATACAAAAGTCATTTGTCACATGTTGACTAATGAAACACGGAGGACTTCTCATCTCTTTCTGGAAAGCACCTCTAGTTCTCGTGGTAGGAGCATGAGGGGTGAAAATTTATTTGTCCTGGCTCTTTTTACAGCTCTTCTGTAAATGTAACCATTGTAGCGTTTCCCGAAGCGGAGGCCAAACGGGTTGAAGTTGAAGTTACTCCTGCGGTCGTTGCACAATAGCTGTCGCTGGTCTTCATTCTCTCTGAGGGAGAAACACAGGTTGGGATCATCTGCCAGGAAATCTGATGTTGTTCTTCTCCGGAGTGTAGAGAAGACTGATCCTGAGGAAACAGCAGAAACGTCACTCAACAGCAGCTCATCTACGAAGCAAACCAAAACTTTTTACTTAAACACAACAAATTTACTGCTAAATAACTGTCtggtgttgttgtgttgtggtAGAAAAGGGGCTCATATAGGTTTTTTTGGgtccatgtttattttattctcaacCTAATTTTATGCATTTCCTAGTAAATTCAGTCAATAAATGTACTACATCTGTTTTATTCAGGAACACAAGGGTTACAACACAGTGCAGTTTGCTGAggttgtgtagctgcagacaactcacagtgcccatgctgacccctgtccaccacaacactAACACCACTAGGTGCAATAAATCTTGTGTCTATATGTGTTGGCACGTTAAGagattttgaaatttttaataaatcatagaaaataaaaataataatatgggTTAATATAGGCTAATATATTAATAACAGAATCAATATGAATTTATTACAATAAGGGACATTCTTCAGTAAATTAACCAAATAGtaataagcaaaacaaaaaacattattgtgttGCGTAATCTATACATCCATTTGAGGAGTTTAATGAGGTCATTGTAAGTGAACTCTAGTACATGATtggataaaaaacaataatttaatatattgcTCCAAGTAAATGAAGTAACCCACCTGCTTCTTGTGTCCTGTATGCAGAACCAAATCCTGGCAGAGCTGCTCTCACACTCCTTCCATTCTGACCCACAATCAGCCCCCACACCATAACCAGAGCCACAACTCTCATCTTTTAATACAAGATACAAATCCTTGCTTTGGGCGTCCAAACAGCACTGCTGTAAGTGTGATTGTTGATGCACTCTGCAGGTACTGATGGCTTTCTCTCCATTCAGACCTGTTTTATTTTACCACCAGGTGACCTTTTGCTCCTTTTGCTAACAGCCAATCGCAGCTGCCTGCATCTCTGTGCAATAAATTGCGAAGCTATCCTCTGCTCCAGGTGCTGAAATGCATCATTCATTATCTCTTCTCAGAAATGTTGCCCGCTGCTTGGATATTTCAGCCAGTACAACATAATATGTTACTGCACATTGGCGACATTTGTAAATTCAATAAGTGACGTAAACTTGATGCCAGGACTTGTAATACAACAGTAATACAGTAAAACATCAAACAGAGACAGCCCATTGGGCTGGCTGTTGGTTGTCACCTGTCATTTCATTCTGCTTGATCTGCTCATTAATTCTGCTTTAGCTATGGTGGGGGATGGACCACCTTCATGGATGGTTCCTTTACTTagctaaacaaacatttttattttagaaaagttcttgatttttttttgtaaaacattgcatcattatttgtctttatttaagtTAAGATACAAACACTCCCTTTAGTGAAACTGCTGTTGAATGAAAAACTGAGTGAA
Encoded here:
- the kiss2 gene encoding kisspeptin 2; the protein is MRVVALVMVWGLIVGQNGRSVRAALPGFGSAYRTQEAGSVFSTLRRRTTSDFLADDPNLCFSLRENEDQRQLLCNDRRSNFNFNPFGLRFGKRYNGYIYRRAVKRARTNKFSPLMLLPRELEVLSRKR